One window of the Thioflexithrix psekupsensis genome contains the following:
- the dnaA gene encoding chromosomal replication initiator protein DnaA, with protein sequence MTTHLWNQCLRTLEHELAGVDFNTWIRPLQAVEANDSLCLLAPNQFVLNWVRDHYYQKINGMLQHLRPEQAPSLILQIGSRRSPTAASRPNTPRSSLGQAAERLMQSVKPSVTAEIPASAPLAAGLNPQLTFAHFIAGESNQLARSAAYQLADSHPPAYRLLYIYGGVGLGKTHLLHAIGNHLAQKEPNSRISYVHAERFVGELIKALREKNVAAFKQHYRSLDTLLIDDIQFFAHKQQSQEELLHTFNHLFEMGKRIVLVGDRPPQQLEGIEARLTSRFGCGLAVGIDAPDYATRVAILKTKAQAQGMTFNEEVCHFIAHHIPNSVRELEGALHRVIAIARFTAQPITLANTQQALQDMLGLEKPALTLEFIQHRVADYFKISVADLCSRRRHRHLTRPRQLAMMLIKELTRCSYPEIGVAFSGRDHSTVIHNCKTFKKLQSEDVALRRAYEELRQLLLE encoded by the coding sequence GTGACTACCCATCTGTGGAATCAATGTTTAAGGACGCTTGAACACGAGCTGGCAGGTGTCGATTTCAACACATGGATTCGTCCCTTGCAAGCCGTAGAAGCCAACGACAGCTTATGCCTGCTTGCCCCCAATCAATTCGTATTAAATTGGGTACGCGATCATTATTATCAAAAAATTAACGGCATGTTACAACATCTGCGCCCTGAACAAGCCCCGTCGCTTATTCTACAAATTGGCAGCCGCCGCAGCCCCACCGCCGCGTCCCGTCCTAATACGCCTCGCTCTTCATTAGGACAAGCGGCCGAACGGCTCATGCAGAGCGTTAAACCGTCCGTAACGGCTGAGATTCCTGCCAGTGCGCCTTTGGCGGCGGGCTTGAATCCACAACTCACCTTTGCCCATTTTATTGCGGGAGAATCCAATCAATTGGCACGCTCCGCCGCTTACCAATTGGCAGATTCGCATCCGCCGGCTTACCGTTTACTTTACATTTACGGCGGCGTTGGCTTGGGAAAAACCCATCTATTACACGCCATCGGTAATCATCTCGCCCAAAAAGAACCCAATAGCCGAATTAGCTATGTTCATGCTGAACGTTTTGTGGGCGAATTAATTAAGGCTTTACGCGAAAAAAATGTGGCCGCTTTTAAACAGCATTATCGTTCATTAGATACCCTACTCATTGACGATATTCAATTTTTTGCACATAAACAACAATCGCAAGAAGAATTATTGCATACATTTAATCATTTGTTTGAAATGGGAAAACGGATTGTTTTGGTTGGAGATCGGCCGCCGCAACAATTAGAGGGAATAGAAGCGCGTTTAACCTCTCGTTTTGGTTGTGGTTTAGCAGTGGGCATTGATGCGCCGGACTATGCCACTCGCGTGGCCATTCTCAAAACCAAAGCCCAAGCACAAGGCATGACTTTTAACGAAGAAGTGTGTCATTTTATTGCCCACCACATTCCCAATAGTGTGCGAGAATTAGAAGGGGCTTTACATCGTGTGATTGCCATTGCGCGCTTTACCGCACAACCCATTACGCTGGCTAATACCCAACAAGCCTTACAAGACATGTTAGGTTTAGAAAAGCCTGCATTAACGTTGGAATTCATTCAACATCGCGTGGCTGATTATTTTAAAATTAGCGTGGCTGATTTATGCTCACGTCGTCGGCATCGACATTTAACACGCCCGCGGCAATTAGCAATGATGTTAATTAAAGAATTAACACGATGCAGTTATCCAGAAATTGGTGTGGCATTTAGTGGGCGCGATCATTCTACCGTCATTCACAATTGCAAAACCTTTAAAAAATTGCAAAGTGAAGATGTCGCGTTACGTCGTGCTTATGAGGAATTGCGGCAATTATTACTGGAATAA
- a CDS encoding helix-turn-helix domain-containing protein produces the protein MSSLLPTLTIDTKKRLPSFSQLLCLFMQRHQVSVDELALRLSVHRSTVQRWMNGEVRRPRQRGDVLRCATYLSLAPQEQEALLMAAGFTASPRLSSPIAAMPTPIPPRLSIHLGQMCPSPFVIGPPITEPRQFFGRDYLLHRIFDVWKYLPLQHIAIVGAKRSGKTSLLHYLRRIIDTPPSDLRPGQRNDWLMPGYQWVFVDFQDPRMCHQESLLRHILIELNLPVPEPCQLVDFMEIMQQYLEIPTLILLDEISAGLLATDLNEQFWWALRTLGSHYANGKLGFVLTTHRPPEELILDDGKPSPFFNIFGHVLSLGPLLEKEARDLMASSPLPFPAEDVEWILTQSGCWPALIQILSHARLVSLQEKHEGDRWKKEGLRRMQPYQYLLHQELLLDE, from the coding sequence ATGTCCAGTCTGCTGCCCACGTTGACGATTGACACAAAAAAACGTTTACCGTCTTTTTCCCAATTGCTGTGTTTATTTATGCAGCGTCATCAAGTGAGTGTTGATGAGCTTGCTTTGCGTCTTTCGGTGCATCGCAGCACTGTCCAACGTTGGATGAATGGAGAAGTTCGTCGTCCGCGCCAACGAGGGGATGTGCTGCGTTGTGCGACTTATTTAAGTTTAGCTCCTCAAGAACAAGAAGCCTTATTGATGGCTGCTGGTTTTACTGCTTCACCTCGTTTATCGTCCCCGATAGCTGCTATGCCAACTCCCATACCGCCTCGTTTGTCGATTCATCTTGGGCAAATGTGTCCGAGTCCTTTTGTGATTGGGCCGCCGATCACTGAGCCGCGTCAATTTTTTGGCCGCGATTACTTATTGCATCGTATTTTTGATGTGTGGAAATATTTACCCTTACAACACATTGCCATTGTCGGCGCAAAACGCAGTGGCAAAACGTCGTTATTGCATTATTTACGTCGTATTATAGATACACCGCCATCTGATTTGCGTCCGGGACAGCGTAATGATTGGTTAATGCCGGGTTATCAATGGGTATTTGTTGATTTTCAAGACCCGCGTATGTGTCACCAAGAAAGTCTGTTGCGACATATTTTGATCGAATTAAATTTGCCCGTGCCAGAACCCTGTCAATTGGTAGATTTTATGGAGATTATGCAGCAGTATTTAGAAATTCCTACTTTAATTTTATTAGACGAGATTAGTGCAGGCTTATTAGCCACGGATTTAAATGAGCAGTTTTGGTGGGCATTGCGTACTTTAGGCAGCCATTATGCCAATGGTAAATTGGGATTTGTTTTAACCACGCATCGGCCACCCGAAGAATTAATATTAGATGATGGTAAACCGTCGCCTTTTTTTAATATTTTTGGTCACGTGTTGTCGTTGGGGCCGTTATTAGAAAAAGAGGCGCGGGATTTAATGGCCAGTTCTCCGTTGCCGTTTCCCGCAGAAGATGTGGAGTGGATTCTCACTCAAAGCGGCTGTTGGCCTGCTTTAATACAAATTTTAAGTCATGCGCGTCTGGTTTCCCTGCAAGAAAAGCATGAGGGAGATCGTTGGAAAAAAGAAGGATTACGCCGAATGCAGCCATACCAGTATTTACTTCATCAGGAGTTATTGTTAGACGAGTGA
- the phaC gene encoding class I poly(R)-hydroxyalkanoic acid synthase, with translation MANTQPLVPELVDPQVLLTTLQDIFQTSHRVAQHLLSQQAEKMDRLTVETDPLNVQEAFVQLNQKLLANPSQLLQAGLVWWEEYFKLWENIWQRTLQQDVAPLFKPAKSDRRFSHEAWDNVPLFDFIKQFYLMNTLWIQEIVSSVEFEEQHAKNAKKVEFYTRQLLDALAPSNFVATNPEVLYVTIKSGGANLLSGLKNFLADLERGQGQLNIKMTDLAAFQPGKNIAVTAGKVIYQNELMQLIQYTPTTETVHQRPLLIVPPWINKYYILDLRENNSFIKWAVDQGHTVFVISWVNPDERLSDKGFENYLLEGPMAALDAIEWATGIKEVNAVGYCLGGTLLATTLAYMAAKQDQRIVSATFFTTLLDFTHSGELDIFIDDEQLSALEATMNEKGYLDGSKMATTFTLLRANDLIWSFHVNNYLMGKEASAFDLLYWNSDATRMPAKMHSFYLRNMYQKNLLKQPNGITLNGVGIDLSKVKTPAYFVSTQEDHIAPWEGTYQGTQLFDGPVKFVLGGSGHIAGIINPPNKNKYFYLTNPKTKSTKNPETWLKSAKKQEGSWWPDWAEWVREYAGESVPARQPGSAQLPPLEDAPGSYVQVRVIPS, from the coding sequence ATGGCGAATACACAGCCACTTGTCCCTGAACTCGTTGATCCGCAAGTCTTATTGACGACATTACAGGATATTTTTCAAACCAGTCACCGAGTTGCCCAACATCTGTTAAGCCAACAAGCTGAGAAAATGGATCGCTTGACCGTGGAAACAGACCCGTTAAACGTTCAAGAAGCCTTTGTGCAGTTGAATCAAAAGTTATTGGCTAATCCCTCCCAGTTATTACAAGCGGGTTTGGTGTGGTGGGAAGAGTATTTTAAATTATGGGAGAATATCTGGCAGCGCACGCTGCAACAAGATGTTGCGCCTTTGTTTAAGCCCGCAAAATCAGACCGTCGTTTTAGTCACGAAGCGTGGGATAATGTGCCGTTGTTTGATTTTATCAAGCAATTTTATTTAATGAATACTTTATGGATACAAGAAATTGTGTCCAGTGTTGAATTTGAAGAACAGCACGCAAAAAATGCGAAGAAAGTCGAATTTTACACGCGCCAGTTATTAGACGCACTCGCTCCCAGTAATTTTGTGGCCACCAATCCCGAAGTGTTATATGTCACGATTAAAAGTGGCGGGGCAAACTTATTAAGCGGCTTAAAAAACTTTTTAGCCGATTTGGAACGCGGTCAAGGTCAATTGAATATTAAGATGACCGATTTAGCAGCGTTTCAACCCGGTAAAAATATTGCGGTCACTGCGGGTAAAGTGATTTATCAAAACGAATTGATGCAGTTAATTCAATACACGCCCACGACAGAAACGGTGCATCAACGTCCGTTATTAATCGTGCCACCTTGGATTAATAAATATTATATTCTGGATTTACGCGAAAATAATTCGTTTATTAAATGGGCGGTGGATCAAGGTCACACGGTGTTTGTGATTTCTTGGGTGAATCCAGATGAGCGTTTAAGCGATAAAGGTTTTGAGAATTACCTGTTAGAAGGGCCAATGGCGGCATTAGATGCCATTGAATGGGCGACAGGGATTAAAGAAGTGAATGCGGTGGGTTATTGCTTAGGTGGAACGCTATTGGCGACGACTTTAGCTTACATGGCTGCCAAGCAGGATCAACGCATTGTCAGTGCGACTTTTTTCACGACTTTATTAGATTTTACCCATTCGGGTGAGTTAGATATTTTCATCGATGATGAACAATTATCTGCCTTAGAAGCCACCATGAATGAGAAAGGCTATTTAGACGGCAGTAAAATGGCCACGACTTTTACCTTATTGCGTGCGAATGATTTAATTTGGTCGTTCCACGTGAATAATTATTTAATGGGTAAAGAAGCCAGTGCGTTTGATTTACTCTACTGGAATTCGGACGCAACCCGAATGCCCGCGAAAATGCACAGTTTTTATTTGCGTAACATGTATCAAAAGAACTTGTTAAAGCAACCCAATGGCATTACTTTAAATGGTGTCGGGATTGATTTAAGCAAAGTGAAAACGCCTGCTTATTTCGTTTCAACCCAAGAAGATCATATTGCGCCATGGGAAGGGACTTATCAAGGGACGCAATTGTTTGATGGTCCTGTTAAATTTGTGTTAGGTGGTTCTGGGCATATTGCGGGGATTATTAATCCACCGAATAAGAATAAATATTTTTATTTAACCAATCCCAAAACCAAATCCACTAAAAACCCAGAAACATGGTTAAAAAGTGCTAAGAAGCAAGAAGGCTCTTGGTGGCCAGATTGGGCGGAATGGGTACGCGAATATGCCGGCGAATCCGTGCCAGCTCGTCAACCCGGCAGTGCGCAATTACCGCCGCTAGAAGATGCACCGGGCAGTTATGTGCAAGTGCGCGTGATTCCTAGCTAA
- a CDS encoding tetratricopeptide repeat protein: protein MSIPSFSNSKLLHFTLFIALTAQSSLAAATAWENWFLNRDQQADRAFKQGDYEQASELFTQPYQKATALYRAGKYKEAAEIFSQIDDPEQRLNAQYNLANAEFKQNEFAKAIAHYESVLTQDPHHSKAQHNLELAKAKLKEQEQKAAHSDSDSDENKKNEENSDSGDNSDKNNQNGQNDPNQTQAGDSPKNQQAKDSNEPSSSAESSENGQNSPDPTAMPQPESSPSEANKNGQQALQEQLEQALAEAQQQAQDNQPSTQTSEEKQNVSPSASESAGENGQITQTEAIPTGETTDTTKTTANLPQEQDLMADALLNQLLDDPGVLLQQQFQLDAYHSQEMPSGQPW, encoded by the coding sequence ATGTCTATCCCGTCTTTTTCTAATTCAAAATTACTGCATTTTACCTTATTTATTGCATTAACGGCTCAATCTTCTTTAGCTGCGGCGACTGCTTGGGAAAATTGGTTTCTTAATCGAGATCAGCAAGCAGATCGGGCTTTTAAACAAGGAGATTATGAGCAAGCCAGTGAACTCTTTACGCAACCTTACCAAAAGGCAACTGCTCTGTATCGCGCGGGTAAATACAAAGAAGCCGCTGAAATCTTCTCGCAAATTGACGACCCAGAACAACGTCTAAATGCTCAATATAATCTCGCTAATGCCGAATTTAAACAAAACGAATTCGCTAAAGCCATTGCGCATTATGAATCTGTTTTAACTCAAGACCCTCATCACAGCAAAGCTCAACATAATTTAGAATTAGCCAAAGCCAAATTAAAAGAACAAGAACAAAAAGCCGCTCATTCAGATTCTGACTCAGATGAAAATAAGAAAAATGAGGAGAATAGCGACAGCGGAGACAATTCCGATAAGAATAATCAAAACGGCCAAAATGATCCCAATCAAACGCAAGCGGGTGATTCGCCGAAAAATCAACAGGCTAAAGATTCCAACGAGCCATCTTCATCGGCTGAATCTTCCGAAAACGGCCAAAACTCGCCTGATCCTACCGCCATGCCGCAGCCTGAGTCTTCTCCATCCGAAGCGAATAAAAACGGTCAGCAAGCCTTACAAGAACAATTAGAACAAGCCCTAGCCGAAGCCCAACAACAAGCACAAGATAACCAGCCATCCACTCAAACCAGTGAAGAAAAACAGAACGTTTCCCCTTCTGCGTCTGAGTCTGCTGGAGAAAATGGTCAAATCACCCAAACAGAAGCCATTCCCACCGGCGAAACAACAGACACCACAAAAACCACTGCAAATTTACCCCAAGAACAAGATTTAATGGCTGATGCGTTGTTGAATCAATTACTTGATGATCCCGGTGTTTTGTTACAGCAACAATTCCAATTAGACGCTTATCACAGTCAAGAAATGCCCTCCGGGCAGCCGTGGTGA
- a CDS encoding D-alanine--D-alanine ligase → MHPSIFGKVAVLMGGNSAERDVSLRSGQAVLAALLRQGVEAVGIDTAHAFLPQLMDTRFDRAFIALHGRGGEDGTIQGLLEHLNLPYTGSGVLGSALGMDKLRCKWLWRSVGLPTPDFMVLNENSDWTSVVSQLGLPLMVKPVLEGSSVGISKVNTLEELQPAYQRAAQYQSPVIAECFITGTEYTAGILGTDPLPLIRLETPRTFYDYEAKYSENTQTHYHCPCGIAPELEKQWQQLVLQAFDTVGASGWGRIDLICDAQQQPWLLEINTSPGMTNRSLIPMAAREAGLSFDELVLRILSDTLPNPSST, encoded by the coding sequence ATGCACCCAAGTATTTTTGGCAAAGTTGCCGTTTTAATGGGCGGAAACTCGGCTGAACGAGATGTTTCCTTGCGTTCGGGACAAGCCGTGTTAGCCGCATTGCTACGACAAGGCGTTGAAGCGGTTGGGATTGACACCGCACACGCTTTTTTACCCCAATTGATGGACACTCGTTTTGACAGAGCATTCATCGCGCTGCACGGACGCGGAGGCGAAGATGGCACCATTCAAGGCTTATTAGAACACCTTAACTTACCTTATACCGGCAGTGGCGTATTGGGATCGGCACTGGGTATGGATAAACTGCGCTGCAAATGGCTCTGGCGTAGCGTGGGACTGCCCACACCCGACTTTATGGTGTTAAACGAAAATAGCGATTGGACAAGCGTTGTCTCACAATTAGGTTTGCCTCTCATGGTAAAACCTGTGTTAGAAGGCTCTAGCGTGGGCATTAGCAAAGTCAATACCTTAGAAGAATTACAACCCGCCTACCAGCGCGCCGCACAGTATCAATCCCCCGTGATTGCCGAATGTTTCATTACAGGAACTGAATACACCGCAGGCATCTTAGGCACAGACCCCCTGCCCTTAATCCGCTTAGAAACCCCACGCACTTTTTACGATTACGAAGCCAAATACAGCGAAAACACCCAAACCCATTACCATTGCCCTTGCGGAATCGCTCCCGAATTAGAAAAACAATGGCAACAATTAGTTTTGCAGGCTTTTGACACGGTGGGCGCGTCGGGTTGGGGACGAATTGACCTGATTTGCGACGCACAACAGCAACCTTGGTTATTAGAAATCAACACCTCGCCCGGCATGACCAATCGTAGCCTAATTCCCATGGCCGCAAGAGAGGCAGGATTAAGCTTTGACGAGTTAGTTTTACGGATTTTAAGTGACACACTACCCAATCCCTCATCAACATGA
- a CDS encoding cell division protein FtsQ/DivIB, which yields MSLKISPSSLPQGKKNARQSINSKTKSINHLKKSLILGILLVILGVLGGGLIHLITIQRIQIEGNRQTSPDTLQSILSDALDHSERFPNLSTIKTALLALPWVAEVEISRRWPDILWIRITEHQAVARWESAEGLMLLSATALPIIPIHTLTQDMAQLPLLIGQDPVDLLQRYQRAQNELQHKGLSARQLRCDPTCRLTLADGLILVLGREQHDQTLQRFLRVYRHLVDGQDRPPIQQIDLRYAHGFAVQRAE from the coding sequence ATGAGTCTGAAAATCAGTCCTTCTTCCCTCCCTCAAGGGAAGAAAAACGCCCGCCAATCAATAAATTCCAAAACAAAGTCAATAAATCACTTAAAAAAGTCGCTGATTCTTGGCATACTACTCGTTATTTTGGGCGTATTGGGTGGGGGACTGATTCATCTCATTACCATTCAGCGAATTCAAATCGAAGGCAATAGGCAAACGTCACCAGACACTTTACAATCCATTCTTTCTGACGCGCTTGATCACAGTGAGCGATTTCCCAACCTTAGCACAATAAAAACGGCATTATTAGCCTTACCGTGGGTGGCTGAAGTAGAAATATCGCGCCGTTGGCCGGACATCTTGTGGATTCGTATAACAGAACATCAAGCGGTGGCGCGCTGGGAGTCTGCTGAAGGGTTAATGCTGCTTTCTGCGACCGCACTCCCCATTATCCCAATACACACATTGACACAAGATATGGCACAATTGCCGCTTCTTATTGGGCAAGACCCCGTTGATTTGCTGCAACGCTACCAACGCGCACAAAACGAATTACAGCACAAGGGCTTGTCGGCGCGACAATTGCGTTGTGACCCAACCTGTCGCTTAACTTTAGCGGATGGTTTGATTCTCGTATTAGGACGTGAACAACATGATCAGACTTTACAACGTTTTCTCCGTGTTTACCGCCACCTTGTGGATGGACAAGATCGGCCACCAATTCAACAGATTGATCTGCGCTATGCTCATGGTTTCGCGGTGCAGCGGGCAGAGTGA
- the ftsA gene encoding cell division protein FtsA, which produces MAKDKNLIVGLDIGTSKVVAIVGEVAPDSNDVEIIGIGQHPSRGLKKGVVVNIESTVHSIQRAVEEAELMSGCEIHSVYTGIAGSHIRSMNSHGIVAIRDKEVTQDDLDRVLDAARAVAIPADQKILHILPQEYVIDNQEGIREPIGMSGVRLEAKVHLVTGAVSAAQNIIKCVRLCGLEVDDIILEQLASSEAALTQDEKELGVCLVDIGGGTTDIAIFTEGAIRYTAVIPIAGDQVTNDIAVAMRTPTQYAEDIKIKYACALPHLASPEEMIEVPSVGARPPRYLSRQTLADVVEPRYEELLGLVQAVLRRSGYEDLIAAGVVLTGGSSKMDGVLELAEKVFNVPVRLGYPKYVTGLVDVVRNPIHATGVGLLLFGHRHRHERVSEMNMAGGGLKSIFGRMSNWFRGNF; this is translated from the coding sequence ATGGCCAAAGATAAAAATTTGATTGTGGGTTTGGACATTGGCACGTCCAAAGTCGTTGCTATCGTAGGCGAGGTGGCACCCGACAGTAATGATGTCGAAATTATCGGCATCGGCCAACATCCTTCGCGGGGGTTAAAAAAAGGCGTGGTGGTGAATATTGAATCCACAGTGCATTCCATTCAACGTGCCGTTGAAGAAGCGGAGTTAATGTCAGGCTGTGAGATTCATTCCGTTTACACGGGCATTGCCGGCAGTCACATTCGCAGCATGAATTCGCATGGTATTGTGGCGATTCGAGATAAAGAAGTCACACAAGATGATTTAGATCGCGTATTAGATGCAGCGCGTGCGGTAGCGATTCCTGCCGATCAGAAAATTTTGCATATTTTGCCGCAAGAATATGTGATTGATAATCAAGAAGGTATTCGTGAACCCATTGGTATGTCGGGAGTGCGTTTGGAAGCCAAAGTGCATTTAGTCACGGGGGCGGTGAGTGCGGCGCAAAATATTATCAAATGTGTACGGTTATGTGGTTTAGAGGTCGATGATATTATTTTGGAACAATTGGCTTCCAGTGAAGCGGCTTTGACCCAAGATGAGAAAGAATTAGGCGTGTGTTTGGTCGATATTGGTGGCGGTACGACAGATATTGCCATTTTTACTGAGGGAGCTATTCGTTATACCGCAGTGATTCCGATAGCGGGCGACCAAGTCACCAACGACATCGCCGTAGCCATGCGTACACCCACACAATATGCTGAAGATATTAAGATTAAATACGCCTGTGCTTTGCCGCATTTGGCCAGTCCTGAAGAAATGATCGAAGTGCCAAGCGTGGGCGCACGGCCACCGCGTTATTTATCGCGCCAAACGCTGGCTGATGTGGTAGAACCGCGTTATGAAGAGTTATTGGGTCTGGTGCAAGCGGTGCTGCGTCGCAGTGGTTATGAAGATTTAATCGCGGCGGGTGTGGTTTTAACGGGAGGCAGTTCTAAAATGGATGGCGTGTTGGAATTGGCGGAGAAAGTGTTTAATGTGCCGGTGCGTTTAGGTTATCCCAAATATGTCACGGGATTGGTGGACGTGGTGCGTAATCCAATTCATGCGACGGGCGTGGGTTTGCTGTTATTCGGACATCGCCACCGTCATGAGCGGGTCAGTGAAATGAACATGGCGGGCGGCGGTTTAAAATCGATTTTTGGACGGATGAGCAATTGGTTTCGTGGGAATTTCTAA
- a CDS encoding Rpn family recombination-promoting nuclease/putative transposase, producing MKSKYVNPFTDFGFKKLFGEEANKHLLIDFLNQLLPPQHQIHDLFYKKTEQLGSRELDRKAIFDLYCESQEGHKFIVELQKAKQNFFKDRSVFYATFPIREQAERGEWNYQLQPVYCIALLDFVFEETYSERYLQQVQLRNEVCEVFYDKLTFIFIEMPRFKKKLDELNSHFDKWLYFIKHLENFDDIPQNLRESIFEQAFAVAEIACFNSQQLEEYENSLKYYRDLKNVIDTAASEAEERGIGIGVEIGKEQEKHQRIQIALQQGVLTPSQIASLFDVDEQLVLSLKQDI from the coding sequence ATGAAATCAAAATATGTTAATCCCTTTACTGATTTTGGATTTAAGAAATTATTTGGTGAAGAAGCGAATAAACATTTACTAATTGATTTTCTCAATCAATTGCTGCCACCACAGCATCAAATTCATGATTTATTTTATAAGAAAACAGAACAATTAGGTTCTCGTGAATTGGATCGCAAGGCGATTTTTGATTTATATTGTGAAAGCCAAGAGGGTCATAAATTTATTGTTGAATTGCAAAAAGCCAAGCAAAACTTTTTTAAAGATCGGAGTGTTTTCTACGCGACTTTTCCGATTCGAGAACAAGCGGAACGTGGTGAATGGAATTATCAATTACAGCCTGTTTATTGCATTGCTTTATTGGATTTTGTATTTGAAGAAACCTATTCTGAGCGTTATTTACAACAAGTTCAATTGAGAAATGAAGTGTGTGAGGTATTTTATGATAAATTAACGTTTATTTTCATTGAAATGCCGCGATTTAAAAAGAAACTGGATGAATTAAATAGCCATTTTGACAAATGGTTATATTTTATTAAGCATTTAGAAAATTTTGATGATATTCCTCAGAATTTAAGAGAAAGTATTTTTGAGCAAGCGTTTGCAGTGGCAGAAATTGCTTGTTTTAATTCCCAACAACTCGAAGAATATGAAAACTCACTTAAATACTATCGTGATTTAAAAAATGTCATTGATACCGCCGCTTCAGAAGCAGAAGAACGCGGTATTGGAATTGGAGTTGAAATCGGAAAAGAACAAGAAAAACACCAGCGGATTCAAATCGCATTACAACAAGGCGTTTTAACGCCATCACAAATTGCATCTTTATTTGATGTGGATGAACAATTGGTTTTGTCGTTAAAACAAGACATTTAA